A region of the Macadamia integrifolia cultivar HAES 741 unplaced genomic scaffold, SCU_Mint_v3 scaffold1826, whole genome shotgun sequence genome:
TATTATTCATGGGTGCAGAAATGAGAATAACCTTGGTGCACCCACATCTGTTGGAATCTCAGCTTCTTCGTCTTTGTCTCATCAAGGTACGCATGACTTCCAACTCTTATCTTATGTGTGTCAGTGTgcgtggagagagagagagagagagagagagagaattgtatGTATGGATCTTGTGATTGATATGGATCTTCTTGATATTGTATGGTTTGGGACGATGATCTCTATGGTTTGGATTTTGAAACAGTAGGTGGGAGATGGTGTGAAGGAGAGAGAGCGTTtccattgaagaagagaagggcgAGCTATGAGAGGAAGATAACCGACGATACAATAAAGGAGAaagataagaaaatgaaaactagAGTGAGAACCAAGGTAGCAAAGACATGGGTTGATGAAGAcgatgaagatgaggaagaagatgatgaagaagaagcagaaaaagaagaacGAAGAGAAGGTAAACTGGTGAATGGTAATGGTAATGGtgcaaagaagagaggaagtgtAGGTGTGATCATGGAGGGTTCGAGGTGCAGCCGTGTCAATGGGAGAGGTTGGAGATGTTGTCAACAGACCCTTGTGGGTTACTCTTTATGCGAGCATCATTTGGGCAAAGGAAGACTCCGGAGCATGAGCAGTGTTCGCAACCGTGCTTCCACCATTACTAATAGACCTAAGAAtatcaaggaagaagaaagtggGTTAATGTTGTTATCGTCATTGTCGTCTTCACCTACTCAGCGTATGAAGAGCTTAAACCAGGAGGAGTCTgtggaagacgaagaagaagaagatgatgatgatgacaagcCATTgatgaaaacaaagaagaagagaaagaagattgGTATGGTCAAGGCTCGATCTATAAGCAGCTTGCTTGGCCAAACCCATCACCTTACACCAGCGATAGTAACTCTGCCACCATCTTCTGATCCTACTGGCCATAACATGGTGACAtgaatgctctctctctctctttctctctctctctttgttcatGGAATCTTGTTTGGATATACAGAAGTAGGAGTGGTGCATGAACTATGATTTTGTTGGGCTTTATTTCTGCTATTCCTTTTTGAATTATGAGGgatgtttttgtatttttttctttctttatttctatcTATTAATATATGATATGACAAGTAGGAGaatgaaaatttcattcttCCTATAGAGGTAAATAACACGTGgtagaaagagaaggagaaaattatactattttcttctttttaagttGCTTTAATTATATTTAGTCCAATCATATACTAGGTTTGGTACATTAAGAAGAATGAGTCAAGTTTAGCATCTAGTAGTTGTCAGATAGGTAGTTGGATCCGAATTGGCTTTTGGCATGCTTCGGCCTAACCAGGGTTTGAAAAATCGGATCGgggctgattctgattctgattcccAGTTGATTAAATCGGACTGATTCTATGCGAAAACTAGGATttaagggaattttttttttttatttattactaGGGAGGAGGATAGGCATGTCCCTGGATGAAACTTTTTCAAAAGGAGGAGGAGTGAGATAATCATATATCTGTATTTCATCCAAATACCTAATCTTTTACCCTTTTATAAATGGTTTCCATCTATTTTGGATTCAAATTAAAATCTTTCATAATCATTGATATGAATCCCATTCGTGGTTTTAAATCCTATCCTAAATCGAAGTGGAACCATGAAGGTGAGGTCTGAATCAGTTTTTGGCATGCACTTACCTAATTGAAGCCGAACTATCAAGGTGAGattcttttggatttttggcATGTACTTGCCATAAGAGTCACTTGATCGATCCACTTACTTCTATTATGTCAATCTTAATCACTACTGTTGGAAATATGGTTCTTAACAAAGTTGAACCATTAAATTGAGATTTGGTTTCCGTCCGAATTGGACCACAACCAAAAACAAACCATGAAGATGAGATTAGGTTTTGATCCAAGTTTGCATACATCCAAAATCAAGCTGCTAAGGAGATATTCAGTTTTTTGGTTGGTTTAGATATTGATTTGGTTTAACATGCTCTTGTCAGTCCattattggattggtattgttttgatttttcattatATTAAGGGAGAGGGGCAAGCATGTTGTCAACATATCATCCACTAACAAGTGACACCAATAGAGGCACAGGACAGGGCATCATATTAAAAGAGTATGAGCCatttcaaagaaagaaagagagatagatacaatgCGTATTAAGGTGCGGCATGCGGTCAGTATTCCCAATCTTTTCccatatatcaaaaaaaaaaaaaaaattattggtgTTTTCTCGGTTTGGTCTGATTTTAATCAGTCTTAACAATTAGACCAATCATTTGTGATTCGTACTGGTTTTCAAAAGCCCAAATATAAAACCACCCGATAAGAGTTCAATTTTGGTCCGATCTAGTTTCAATTGGTTTAGGTCGGACGATCCGGTTCAGGTTGGATTTTGACAGTCCTAGAAGCAACACGTGAGAGGACAGAAATTTCCTCCTCCCTTGACTATAGCTGGAGCTCGAGCTCACCAACGGTCTTTGTTCGGGTTGACAGCACGTGAGGATGGCCCTACAAAAATCGTATATTTGGGCAAAATGTTCTGACACCGATACCTAACAGCCTAGAATTTTGATTATCCGTACACGTGGCCAGCATCAGATGGTTCAGATGAGCGTACTACATATGGGGCCCACCAAAAGGAAAGGAATGTGGATTAAGAGATGGCATGACTCTTGCCTTTTAAGTTGTGGTCAAACTTCAAAgtggaaccaaaaaaaaagtatttttcttCAGTCTCTAGTCTCCatccaaaataaatttttttaggaAAGGGAAAGATAAAATTTTATATCCTAAAAAAAGAGTTGAAATGTATTTGAAAGGCCAATTTTtatcaataattaataaaaataataatatttctaCTGTAGACCcatatgatctctctctctcatcatggTTTAGGAATTGGTATAAGGTAATGACACGTATCGGTcaatatgaataaaaaatatttttttttcttttatattgaaAGTAACTCAGACCGATATTACCCGATACCAACATCAATGCTCAGAACCAAAACTTAATTTGTGATGGtaaaggaaacaaaaaggaGAGTAAGGGAGGTGAGAGTCATGAAGATCGTGTGAGCAAAATGGGAAATGAATAAACCCACACCCAATTGTAGGATGATGGACAAGGATGGTATACCATATGCACTGTACTTGTTTTCCATCTTTCAGCTCAagtccaaaagagagagagagagagggagaggaactATTATTTAGCAAAAAAGAACGTTTCTTGTTCATGTGGCTCCTGTGTGTCTAGACATAGAATGCAAAATACCATCCAAATTGTGTGAAATCAAAAGTTATATCTAAGTTGATGCATTTGCGTGTGTTCTCAATAGACCTCATACTAGCGCAAGTTCCACGCAACCATGAAGCTATTTTTTGCCACTTTACTTTATCATATCATTTTATTCAACAAAGTGTAGACTCTTATGTTTTCTCATGTGTAAATAGAAATAGGAAGAGACCTGATTACTTGCTCGTTTAGGTCCCTCTTGCATTCCGTAAATACCTCTCTTTACCCTTTAAATATCAGTAAATGGGATAGATGTTGGTGCGTAACTGTATGTATGTGTAGGTGATTCAAACTCAATTAGGAATGTGTGCTCATAGTGTTGCACAATGGGCATTGTCTTTCCTGTAAACATGGTTacgaaattttatttttcctaagtATTTCCTGCAAGTGATATTGGGGCCGGTATTAATCATTGAtacagaaaaatatatattcttaGACTTTGAAGTTCAACATGGGATTAATCTAGACCATATTCTCTCCATCTAAAGGTCAGAATGATCATATCATCTGTCCACATGATTTGAGTTGAACCAATCGGTTCTGCTCGGGCCAATTGGTTCGGaatgaaattgacacccctagcctgTCCCATATGTTTTGGGACTTTAGAAATCCCAAAGACCGTTAGCTACATTTGATATTCTATAAAGTGTGACTTGGACGGTTTGACTCCCGGTGGCTCGAGCTAATATGTAAAATGTGTGGGAGAAAGCCCATCCATTATGATGATGGACTGTGGGCCCTAGTGGCCCATTACATCATTAGAGTAGGCCATGGAGGTTGTTAATACATCATTGATGTGGGAGGTTAAGGTAATGGGATTCTACAATTTCAAGCCTtgggaggagaggaagaaatttGTGTTCTTGATTTgttcaagaaagaaagaaaggtctCCCGTGACACCAAAAACATTTGTTGGTTTCTGTATTTTACTACAAGAATGCAGACCTAATCATGGTGACTTGATACTAAGATAAGAACCACAACCCTAGTAATTGGTAGTTTTCTTGGGTGATAATCATCTCTTATCCTTCTTCAAAgctaaaaaaaggtaaaaaatgattctaaaaGGTCCTCCACCTTCCCCTGCAATTGACAGATTTGGATAAACTTTGATGCCTGGGTGGGTTGGGGAGGTGGGGTTGGGGGGACCATGATAGTCAAATTGGTACAAATGTGCCCATCATCCAGGCAATATAAATCTATCAGAATAACCTCCTGGATTCTTTGCTACACCTAGGGTTTaaaaaattggaatcagatcaGCAGGAACCATGATCGCCTAGCCTAATTTCTTTCGTTCCAAATCGACCAATCCAAGAAGCATTTCTAGGGTTCACATTGATTCTGATTCCGCTTACTTGGGACATGGCTACACATAGAAAGGGTTCCCCATGACACCAGTAtatgtgtggggggggggggaaggggggaagggAATCTACGTGTCACACCAATGGATGTACAGAGAATGGTATCATCCACATGAGGCCCACATggtaagagaaggagagaataataaataatgtGAGAGGGAAATAGTTCTTTGGCGTCCGTTGTGGCGATTCTTTTCCCCTCAACTTGCAGTAGCAGGCATATGGAATCTTGCCTGTAATATACATAATATTGCTGCAGTTTGCACaggaagagagaatttttttttttttttttggcaagaaatGCTTACTGCTTGCCAATGTAAAGAACTAGCAGAAAGATACCACATACACTGAAAAAACAAAGCTTTAAACTGCCAGTACAACACATCCAATATATTGAAAAGTTATGTTGTTTAGGTCTTTAAATGGTTAGGCCTGTTTCTGTCTTCCAGCTCAACCTCTGTTTGTTTGTATACTTCTCTCCCACTAGGAAGGTAGCATACcatcttccttttttgtttgtttctaattttctaGGACACTTGAAGAATCAAAACTGTCATGAGACCTTTAAATAGGTGATCAAGAGTCCCCCAAAAAAGCAAAAttgttttctatttctgaattcatattatttatttaacagAGTACAGATCAGAATGTATTCATTCATCCACAAAGTTGAAAATTCCTTGGTGAAAAACCAGAAGAGAGAAATTCTACCATTAAACTCATGGCCTACCATACAACATCCAAAAGTTTTCCCACTCAAGAATGGCCAAGTACCTTTCAAGCCAATCGTACTCGTGGTCCCAACTAGAGGATAATTGAATCCAAGCATAAATGCTGGCCCTGACATCCCTGATCAGTAACATAAATCCAGATGGTGCTCCCTTCTCAGATGGGAGAATGAAtactgggttttttttttccaggccAAATAGGCAAACCAGAAAATCCTTGCCTGCTGTACATCTTGATCTGTTTCTCCACCTAAACAGAAAGGATAACTCAATATCAGATTACCAAAACACTGATAATGCAACACAAATTAAACAGAGTTTTACCTGATCTTGGTATTCAACATCACCTGCACCATAGGACCTTGCTAATGTCCAAAGTATATAGAAGCTTCAACAGCTGTGTTGCAGTCTAACAAGCTCTTCCAATGGTAATACCAAGGTCAATCTAAagattttggtaaaattttatcAGTAAAGCAATCAGTCCATGTCTTCAAAAATTGTAGAGACAAGATAGCCACATGTTAATGGTCATGTTAGCATATTGGCCTTTGGAATTTTGATGgcactcagaaaaaaaaaagtgataaaatTTTTTGGATCTCCATCACTGATATAAGTATCAGACTACAAGTGCCATTGGAGAATAGTGGATTGGATACAATTCATTAACTACTATTACAGATTGCGACACATGTGGTGGACATAAAGTAGAGCCAAGTTCAAAACAATTGGTCCCCTCAAGGATGTTTCCTAACCAACATGATCCATTCAATTGGACAAATGAATTTCTTCCTAGATAATTCCAAGACATGTCCTGAATTGACAGACAATTAGATGGCTAACAATCACAAGAATGGCCAACATTTACACTAAGAGTAATGGTATATATAGGTGGGGACTGTACCTTGTCggatttttttggatgaatgggAATGTATGCTCATTAAATGGCAGAGATCCCACGCTTATTGTACAAGCAAACTCTGCTCTTTTTTGTGTGTGTAATTGTGTCATTAGTTCCCAGGATTCCCACACAAACCCAATTCCAGCCAACTGACATCCCTTTCTTTCCAGGATGATTCCAAGACTATCCAGAAGGTATAGATACTGAAGAATATATGTTGGCCAATCTTGATCTATAAGCATGTATGCCACTAGCATGGCCAAAAGCCAACAGAATACATGAGGATGATGTTACTCACCACATCCTTTTCCACTATGACCATGTTGAGTGCAAATAACAGCATCAAATACTGTCATTCAAAGCTGCATTGCTCACTACATTCGGCTCTGCTTCTAAATCAGTTGAAAACTTGTTACAACATTGCAGCCACAACATTCAACCCATAAGCTTTTGTGTCGGAAATATCTGCAGCCTGGTTTGCTCAGCCAGCTTCCACAACAGTTACATTTTCAGATGTATAGGCAAGGTCTAGGGCTTCGCAGCCACCACCTCAGGACCTCCACCATGCATTTTCAAGACCCATACTTTTTTCTACAATAATAGCACACTGAGGTGTTAAACCACCTGGCAAATTATGTTCATGAAATTCTCAGTGCCAATATCAGAACCAAAGCCATCCTCTGTGACTACAAATCAATCCACCTGGTCCCACCGGTTTTAGTACAATCGTATTAGCTACAATGGAagaatcaccagcatagtcaatGCATTAGAGTTGGATTGATGGTATCCTCCATTAGCATAGTCAATGAACCCCCAACTCCAAGATCATCCGCTGTAATCGGATCACCAGCCTTGCTATTCCTTATCATCATTTTCCCTAGGCTCCTACCATATCAGATAGGGAAGCTGTGAGGGCCAGGAATGCCATGACTTCACTTAGCAACTGAGAGATCAAACCTGTTTCTCTCACAATCCCTTTTTCAGGACCTTTCCCAACAGTGATCTTGCTCAGGAAATGATCATTGACATCCATAACCCATCTCCAAGTGATAAGACTCAGCAGGGTCAATGTCCAGCCTAACAAACTTTTCATCTCTTCGGGAGTAAGTCATTGGGGTTGTCCTTAGAGATTCCAAGCTTCTTGAGGCTCCTGAACATGATGTTGACAAAGCTCCATTTGCCCTTATTTGTTAGGTGGGTATAATCTGTTTAACAGAGGACCTTATCTGACTGAACTGCCTCATGGAAAATCTGTGTATCAATGGCAGCAGCCAGGAGGAGGTTTGCAGCTGTGATTGCAAGGATAACACCTGTTAGATACAGATTGCAGCATCCATTAGAATCATTTGACTGTAGGATGCTCTTAAGGAATCATAGCTATCAAAGCTGAATGCATTCCTGCATGAAGAGTAGTATTCTCATAAAACTCTTGACATATCACCTACCAAACATTATCCTAGAAATACAAAACTAAGCTCTTTGGCGAGAGAAATTTGTCAGTAGTAATTTCCCATAGGGTTTTCATGCTGCCTGTGCTATGTATGATCCATCGGATAATTATAAAACAACCATAGCAACTGGTGGCAAATATCCAGCCAGCCCAAAGCAAATGTTACATCTCCTGCAAGCATTAAGAAAATTGATGGAAAATTTTTAAGTTCATGTATGTCTTCTAAGGAAATTGACTCTTGGAATTGCTTCCAACTATGCTACCACTCTACATTCCTCCTCAAACATCAATTTCAATTAATCTTTCACTTTCTTATCTTAAATAGATCACACCTTTCTCCTACAATAGACTCTTCTCCACACCAAAACCTATATAGGTTGCAAGTTATGATCCACAGATGTTCCCAATTAACTTACTTCTCATAGTGAACAGACATTTTCACTTGGACATTTTTGTTCTTGGTAATTTTTAACATGGACTtaggagagggggaaaaaaaaaaactcaattgcACTGTACAGAAAATTGTCAGAAGTATTAATACTCTCACATCCTCAATTAAAGGTTGGTTTATCagaaattctgaatcaaacCTGCTCTTTCTACATGTAGAAGGAAAGTTGGAGAATAAGGAATTTACTTGGAAAGTGTCAACAAAGACTACCATTAAAAGCGTTTGGCCTTTTATTTATATTGATAGGGCTACTGAATTCTCTAGTTAATCCACCACAAAATTTGCTTCCCTGTAAGGATGTGATATATGCCACAAAATTAGATCGAGATATGATGTCTTAAGGATGTCAGGATTTAATATAAAGCGCATGATCGATAAGGAATTCCCTTCCATATGGATGTGAAGAAACCCAGGTAAAAAGCTCGACGCAGAAATAAGAAATCCTCGAACCAATACATTTACCTTAGATATTGGATGCACTTAATCAAGTTCTGGGAGATTTCATTCACAAAATGCAAAGATAACTCTTTACCAATCTGAAGGTGCTTTAAGTTAATGTTTCTAATCTATAAAAAAGCTGCCTAAGGTCCTAAGCACACCAAACAGTCATCAACAAGAAGGATAATGAGAAAAACCATCTACAGAACTACTTTTCACAAATTTCTGTGGAAAACTTCCGACTTCTTTCGCTTTAAGATTCTACTAAGTGGTTCTTTTACATTTTCAGTAATTGCAAATAATAAAGAATTCAAGCATTGGATATATATTCCAATGAACCCTCAAACCATTATTCAAAAAGCTTGTGTGCAGCAAAAACCAAAGATACCCACCCTAAAGCAACCAAACTCTAATTAATAATGTGAGTACAGAAACTATTAAAAGCTGTtcataaacagaagaaaaaaataactgTAATGGTAGACTTGCCTGCTCCAAGAAATGGTAGCCGTCTCTGGACCCTTCAAGCTCATCAAGGACCCATAATAAAACCTGGAATCTGAAATACCAAATCTTTCAAATTAACAAGGAGCAGTACAAAGTGAATAGACAGTGGAGACAAAGAATTACAATGGGTCCTTCAATCTCCTCCCTCCTTATCTCTGATGAAAACCCATTTCCTTGAAAACAGAATTTTCCAGGTTATTCACTTCTACTGAGTGCTGGTTTATTTCAATTGTTAGATTAACACAATGTGTAGATATAAAGGGCAAAAGGTACAAAGTATATGgatagagacagagagagagggggggaagTGAGACTgatcattttcttctcctttcctatTTGTCAATGCTGTGTAAAAGCCTTTTGACAACTGTGACAGACATTATTGTATTTGGATTGTGATTGAGAATATTCAATATTCTTCAAATGAATTATTGGAAAAACACTTTGCTCTCCTCTGTTCATTGAACAAACTCACCTACTTTAAATGGACAACccatatcaatatatatatatattttttttttaacagaaaaatagaaaatacttttttccaataaaaaaaggaGTGAAAGGTTTCCAATCAGTTATCTGTTATACCTTTTATGCTAcccacaaagaaaagaaaaaagaattggaAATTACTGATACAAGTGGAGATGCGGGGTATCGATCCCCGTACCTCTCGCATGCTAAGCGAGCGCTCTACCATCTGAGCTACATCCCCTTCGTTATGAGGTTGCAACACATCCTTTAAATTACCAATGTTTTGAAAATTTCCCATCCCTAACCAAACCAATgaagaattttataaaaatttagCTCCATTACATGTAAATATCTTGAAatatgttatattttttttgggtaagtgtCTTCTATTTGAGAACGACCTTTCACCCAAACATAAGAGGGGCACGGTGGTCATTGCATGTGCTCCTGAGTCTATCGCCAAGAGACTGTTCTTCAACAAAAAGATTtattccatattattttttattccttttttctatGAATCCCAATTGATGTCCTGTGATAAACTTTCAAGTAAGAAGAATCAACAAAGGGATCAACTTCTACCAATTCTGAAATTGCTCAAGGATCAGCCTAACCCTAGAAATCCAGTATGAAGAAGATGGAATTGGATCAGAATTAGCCGAATCCAATTTTTTCCTACTCCCGATTTAAATCAACAATCCAATtaaattggaataaaaaaatcagaagaGGTCAATTTCATGTGCTTGAACCTATTAATTATTGAGTATAGGCAAAAGGTTCTGCACTAGCGCCTATaagtctatctctttcttcttcaaattcttaGGTATCGATATTGATAGCATATTGGTCTCAGTccataccaataccaatactaatACAAATTTTTTGCCCCTCAAAATACCAATACCTTGGCTTTTTTGGACCATTTCACTCTCCATAGGCTTATACTGATACCACCGCTATAGTATCACATGTATCGATATTAGCCAATATGAAATTAATACCTTGAAATGCATTccttctcacatgaaataacctCATTGTGTTTCTACACATGATAATACGTACTGtttttttcttgcattctttTATGCTATAAGGGCAAAAGAACGCTCCCTCATCAAGCGCCCTTGCACCAAACACAAGAGGGGCAAAATCACACCGCGcctctataaaataaaaaaactacacCACTATTGATGCTTAAGTGTACACCCTCATTGGCTAGCACCACTATCACTCATGGGTCTAACGAAAGCGTTGCTTGTTGTATGGGAGCTTCACctaggggctatgatcactaccatcaAAAGCGATGTTTGTTGTATGGGGGCTTCGCCTGGgagctatgatcactaccatggagcaccctttttttttacccagAAAAAAAGGTTATCGATCTTCTTTGCCGTTAGTAATTCATTCAATGAATGTGTATATATCATACCAAAAATATGAATGTGTACGTATGTACAAGGAGGAAGAGCCCTGCTTGTTGGCGCAGGTACACTCCTAGACACAATAGGGCTGAAAGACCATGCCACCCCGTGATGAAGATGCTTGCACGCCTTCTCATTGTCTGCATGCGTTTGCTTGTACCTACGCCAACAGGCAGGGTTCTTTGGCCAATATGTATATATTAATTTAGCAAAAGTTTCTATGTATAGACGTGCATATGCACAATTGGCATTGAGTGCAATTAGATGGGCATAAATGCTAAATGCCCAAGGAAATGACATAAACACCGCTAGATCCTCTATTTTATGGAGTTGATGAGAATCTCCCATGCACGAATGCCTTCCCCATAAAAAAGTGCTTTTATTTTGTTGGAACTAAAGACAGATAAGTCTCAATATGTTTCACTAaatatttaaaaggaaaaagttcTCAGAGCCATCATGAGAGGATACGCTACGCCCtcgctttctctctctatctctatctctttcaTCATCACATGAAAAATAACTTGGCTACCCACCTATCTCAATTATATAATGTAATAAATTTACTTTTCCAATAAGGAAAGATAAGATGCTATGGTGTTCACGTTAGTCTTACACACTAAAGGTCTCCAGTTCGATCCTGGGTAgcatcaattttatttattttttattttattttttttaagtcaaaGGAGTGGAGGAAAGGCATGGTGTTCTTAGTGATGTCTGGGCCTCGTAGCCCATTGGATACTCACTATCACTCAACCTCACAGCAGAGGATCCGCTCTCTTTGTTAGTGcttgtggtttcaaaaccaGTGGAAACTTTCTAAATGTCACTGATCTTGTGTGCTATGTTCCTGTGTGGATTAGGTTATC
Encoded here:
- the LOC122064924 gene encoding uncharacterized protein LOC122064924 isoform X1, which produces MRIRKRWPLTNPPLPPSSSSSSPPPSLTVTPATTPDLSSTRALHLLSSSQSGGRGGEGGGGGDGGCGLHRLADLSVVEARSRISPSRPSDLSNPSIPQRPDLQLTIVRGNNGWICAGNERDMKPDNKGDSDGCNYMHPTPSPPNHLEDSQVGVVGIAGGGGTGREHVEENSLALPTNRRNENNLGAPTSVGISASSSLSHQVGGRWCEGERAFPLKKRRASYERKITDDTIKEKDKKMKTRVRTKVAKTWVDEDDEDEEEDDEEEAEKEERREGKLVNGNGNGAKKRGSVGVIMEGSRCSRVNGRGWRCCQQTLVGYSLCEHHLGKGRLRSMSSVRNRASTITNRPKNIKEEESGLMLLSSLSSSPTQRMKSLNQEESVEDEEEEDDDDDKPLMKTKKKRKKIGMVKARSISSLLGQTHHLTPAIVTLPPSSDPTGHNMVT
- the LOC122064924 gene encoding uncharacterized protein LOC122064924 isoform X2 produces the protein MRIRKRWPLTNPPLPPSSSSSSPPPSLTVTPATTPDLSSTRALHLLSSSQSGGRGGEGGGGGDGGCGLHRLADLSVVEARSRISPSRPSDLSNPSIPQRPDLQLTIVRGNNGWICAGNERDMKPDNKGDSDGCNYMHPTPSPPNHLEDSQVGVVGIAGGGGTGREHVEENSLALPTNRRNENNLGAPTSVGISASSSLSHQGGRWCEGERAFPLKKRRASYERKITDDTIKEKDKKMKTRVRTKVAKTWVDEDDEDEEEDDEEEAEKEERREGKLVNGNGNGAKKRGSVGVIMEGSRCSRVNGRGWRCCQQTLVGYSLCEHHLGKGRLRSMSSVRNRASTITNRPKNIKEEESGLMLLSSLSSSPTQRMKSLNQEESVEDEEEEDDDDDKPLMKTKKKRKKIGMVKARSISSLLGQTHHLTPAIVTLPPSSDPTGHNMVT